One Salvia splendens isolate huo1 chromosome 1, SspV2, whole genome shotgun sequence genomic window, ACGAGATCAAAATCAAAGCATACCTGATAAACAGAGTCAGAAATCCTAAAACTAATCGAATCCCAAAATCCCGCGAGTAACGATTGCCAAGTATTGGGAGTTCAGGATTAAACTAGGGTTCAAAGGAGAAAATGGCAAAAGCTAGGGTTTTCACATATAACTTAAATCACGAAGTGAGGAGAGAGAAATTGCGGAAATAGAGGGGACGATGGGAGATTTCAAGTATCGATAACAGGAAGTTTACTACCAGATTAGGGATTTGAAATCGTGTTGGTGGAATCAAATTCAGGGGAATTCTAGATTACGTAGTTGTTTTATTGTATCTGTATGTATCGGTGTATCTATAGGTTGCAAGATACAGAAAGTgaaattttagagagagaaaggaacTGAGTTTTTAGACAAGCAACGGAAGTAAATTTTGCACCCATAAGCATTATCCTATATTCGCCTTTTCAACCcctaataaataataatttacatTTCATGCCACAAAACTACTAACGAATCGCCTcagcttaaattttttttattcgttTTCATAATACAAATAACTATAACTAATCCCTGAAAACCTCTATACTAAATCCACATTGATATATTTTACCCTATTTATATTGAAATTTATAATGCATCCTAGTATTGGATAAAATTTAACTGACAATAATGGATAAGATTAAATTGAGGTTCCTATGCTTGACATGTTTTgcattataatataataataccaACATTATATTTTTCACAATGAATTATTTACAAACATGTACTCCATAAACCAGGAAAATTACCAAATAAGTCATTAACTACTCATTTTTATCACTATTTTTAAGAAGTGGAAATTTAATTCCAATATAAACTCTccttttttttgcatttggaaCGTGGATTTATTGGTCATTAGGTCTTTTGTTTTTGCCAATTTGTTTTGGAGAAGATCAGCCTATAATGAGGAGTAGTTTTGATAGGCGGATGGAAAGCTAAAATCAATtaacaaatgaaattttgaCATGCAAGTTAACTTCGatgtaaaatatattttcggacTTATCTTGCTTAATACTATATAGTAGGATGTGATTTATGCAAATAACTTATGAAATTTATTATTCTTGCAAATATAAACGTGTTATAATAATGCATTGTGTGCTTAATTGTCTTTTAttctaaaaattgaaaaggtTAGACATTGTTTGAgatttattttgggatatttccCTCTAAATTGTGGTATGCATTTAAAATCATGATAGTCAGtttgttgatttattttacTTGGATGCTACAATTATGATTTATGATAGTTTCGTCTattaatatagtactcctatataATATGTATCTCATTTAGAAGGTCGTATATGTAAACTCACATATATTTAATaagttatttttatataaaaaatgtgCTTTAAAGATGTCATGAATATATTATACACAGTTATTATCGTATATTTCTTGTTATTAAAGTTCGATATGAAGCTAAACAAATTATACTTTCAGTGCAGAATATTGCGTTAACGTCTTGAAAATAATCACTACTCGTAATATTTTTAGGGGTGTGAAACATATATCTGTGTTTTTATAGGGGTATGaagtgaaaataaattaaaaggtaTTCGGATTGGTTTTGTAATTGTGTTTGTATGTGGGGTTGACTTTTATGCTGACATGAGAAATTTAATTTGTGTTAATGTTACTATAATAGGGTTTCTTAGGCAAGGGGTATAATATTATATCTCCTTTCAAAatctaagaaaaaaaattattgcttTGTAATTGCTCTATTTAAACATTATAATTCTTGTTAACATTGCAATATAATTTTATCTCATTCCCAGTTGTAtcacaaataatattttcaagagtttggttttttttttcaaattaattaccaattaattttttttcaaataattgtTGCAAATTTGGTTCAATTTCTAAAACATTTCAAATTGTACTAGATTTGTGGATTTGGCGTTCGATCATTCGTCTAATGCTAAAACTCAAAAATTAATTGAAGTCGTTTGAAGCTCAGTGATTGAATTGTCGGTATGTGTTGTCAATTTAATACGTGGGACAAAGGAGGCTAAGTAATTCTATTCCTGATTTTGCGCAATGGAGTTAGTGCTTCGCCACAACTTGAGTTGCACTTATGGATGTACGACAATAAAATCAACATTGGATAAAGGACATTAAAAGTCCTCCATCAATTTGAAATTTCGGCATTGGATGGACATTTACACCTCTGTTCCAAATTACACAATGAATTAGAAAAGACATCTAAAATTGGCATTTATGAAAATATTCTATAGTTAAATATAAgctacaataaattaaaatttggatttaattagAAGTTAGCTCCATTTTTCTTATATCTATTTTCTAAATTATTAATACATGTGAcctttaatttatttctctACATTTACAATAGTTCTTGATATTTTGTACTACTGTTTACTATATTTGTCCTTCATATGACGCACGAAAAATATCACTATATGTTTATTGAATTggaaattagatttttttttatttccttctgtttttagaaaaaaatgatcaatgattatttatcattttttttcacGGCTACTCGAATCTCCAATCTATTTATTTTAGTGGAAGCATACCGCTACTATGAATTCATCATTGTCaactttaattataatatttttaaggTTATACCCAATATTAGTAATACTACCTTTTTGTGAGTAAAGTGTTCGTGCAAAAATTCAGTCAATATAACTCTACGAGTTTAATGTAAAATACAGAGTGAATTTTTGTTACATAAAGatgatatatttatatttatacatttgaaattttttgttacAAATAGACTACATGATGTTTGATGTAAGTCCACCGGAAATCATGCAGTTTGATGGTTCAATCTCTGTATCATTGTATGGTCAAGTAAAAAGATTACTTTAGCTCTATGATATTCGAAATTTGTAGCttgatttaatattttcttgTGTCATGTTAAAGttagaggtgcccacggttccggttttggaaaTTGCCGAACCGAAACTGAACAGCGAGGGTGTttcgcggttccggttccaaaaccgccggtttcggttccgaaccggcggttttccagAGATTTTTTACGGTTTTCACGGTTCTGAACCGCCAGTTTTTTGCGGTTCCGGCTTGGTTTCACGGTTTTCCAGCGGTTTTTCGCGGTTTCGGTTTGGAACCGCCCAGAACCGACGGTTCCgacacggtttcggttcgaaaattttcgaacctgaaccgaaccacggttcaAAAATCGACAATTTCGGTTCGGATAAATTCTCACGGTTTTAGTTTTAATCGCCGGTTCGGTAAACCTTGGGCAGGTCCATGTTAAGTCAtcaaatatcattaaaaaacaAGTCCCAATGTAGGTGCTGAATTTGGATCACTATTTCACATTGGTAACCTTATTTTATACTCTGATGAAAACTCCAATGGAAACACAGAGGACTCCATTTGCAGGAAATGGAAATGCTGAAGAAGACtccgaggaagaagaggaatcGGGAAGCAAGAACCAAAGCTTTCGCGAAGAAGGATCTTCGTGTTCCATTTTGCAGGTACGTGCCAAGAGCACTAAAAATTTGTTGTGTAAAAGCGGCCCAAACACTTGACCACAGAAACTGCTAAAAAAACAAACTGCAGATACTCTCATGTTGCACGACCGAGTTTAAGCTCATAGACGATTCTTAAAAATGACAGCAGCACAGTGAACACAGTTGATGCAACTTGGGTGATGGCATATAGACAAATACGTCTACTGACAGGTCAAATTTCAGATGTGTGGATGAAAACATTAGATGAGAACTCAACACAACCATGTTTCTTTACAAATCAAAGCACCTATGTGCAatcaagaaacaaacaaatactaCAAACATGCGGAGGATTTTCTGCACACACCAAATATGCAGAACCCTTGCTGTATTATTTTATGATCATACACCCTGATCTTCTATTATGAGGTTAGACCCCGCTGAACCTGCAATAAAAAAGAGCATGGAATCAAACGAACTAAATGACTTCCTACAAGTACCTGTGGACGCCTTTGTGCGGTAAAAGTGTCCATTCTTTGTGATTCCTAACTCGAAATAACTACACACGACTCTACTATACTGAGAGATCCAAACCATCTGTGAGCTTTATTGAGATAGGCTGAATGTAGATGTTTTAGACCTTCATCATGCCTGGTTTGGAGACGCCCCTCGTCTTCCAGCAATCATGTGAAGAGGATATCAGCTGGAAACCGATTTAGCCCATGCTTATCCTCACTCTACAAGTTTGTTGCCTCAATGGCGTTGGATTCAGTTTGGAGCACTGCAAACTCACACTCCAATGTTCCATCGGAAAAGTTCAGTACTGTTTCCTCTACCAGTTCTGTGAAAATGGTCTCCCCCATCTCTGAAACAATACACTCGAAGTCTAATTGGAGGTCCGTCCATTTTCCAGATCCTGCCAAGTCTGCTTTGACAAGCTTGTCAAGAGAATGAGGCTGTGGAAGCTGAAGCAGATGCCATTCAACAAGTCGCCATATCTCTAGGATCAGATCCATCCCTCTAGGAGCCGGCTGTATATTCATTTTGAAATGTGATATCCCAGAAAAGCATCCAAAGTACTTTGCACACACCTCTTTTAAAGCTTCATTCGCACACTCGAAGAGGAGCTTCTGATCATGTTGGGGTCGGCTAGAGAATAACTTCACTTCATCAAATAACTCCGAGTCAAGGATTTCATACATAGAAATCCATCTCAAGAGAAATTCATCCCAGATTAAACCTGAGCCTAGCAACACGGCTTCCACATACTCGAATGCAGATTCCTCATCCTCAAGAGAAATTCTTGTACAAATTCCTTGGTCGCTAGCAGAAGATTGTTCTTCAAAATGGATATGACATGGCTGGATTTCTTTTTCAACTAAAAATAACAAAGGATTATATTTCAGTATTAGAGATAAACAAAGAAGTCCTAACATGAGACTGTTTCAGTGCTTTATCAACAATCTAACCTGGTTGCGAAGTGGTGCTTGCAGGACTGATGTCATCATCTGTGAATAATGGCTCAAGAACAGATATCGGACTGGGTCGCTCCAATTTTTCCATTGCGAAGTCAGAATCTTCAATTTCAGTGCTTACTGAACAGTGTGGAGGGGACTCTGAAGATTGCAGTAATTGATCTTCACCAGAAAACgactgaaaaaaaataaaagaatgaaaaCATGATAAGATAATTCCAATTTAAGGAACGCAAGAGAAGAATAGCACGCATGGATTGAGGACTCGACCTCGTACCGCTCAGGCTTAGAGTTGTCTTCTGAGTTAAAAAAGAATGAAAGAATGGAGACTCACCAATTTATAGCTAGGAGAAGAGTCTACTGATAACTGAGAAGGAACTTGTGTATTGTCTACTTCTCTATCGTCTTCGGTGTCGATATCTCCACCGATCAAATTATTAGATGATTCAGAGAAATTGGTAACTGTTTTTTCCTCTTCCCGAGGTTTCGATTCAGCCATTTCTACAGTATCTGCAACTATTCCAGGCGAGCTTCGAGCTGTCGTTTAAAAAGTAGAATATTTTCAGTGTGATCAAATAGTAACACCTTCAAGACTATGTTTCACAAAACAGAAGTATATAATTACCTTCAGGATCTAAAATATCTTCGGTGACAGGTTGAATTTCAATGAAATGTTCTTGCTCATCTATGAGTGTGATTTTATCATTAGTAGCCAGAGACTGTATTTTGGCTTCGCAATTGCTACTAGAGATGCCAGGTTGACTCTCCAGATGTTGCTTTCTCGGAATCGGTTGATTGCTGAGATTTTCTTGCAATAGACCACTCAAGTCACTCCTAACTATGCCACGTGGAGACAATTTGATCTGGGTCGTCATAAAGATATCATCACCGTATTTTCTAGGGCTGCAGCAAGGCGTACCATTTTTATACTCAGGAAGAGAGAGGATTCGACCAAGGGACTTTGGCAACTGCCGAGTTACTAACTCCGGGGTTTCACTTCCATTATTCAGCATCTCAGAGAGATGTTTTTTAGCCTCAACATAGATGCTAGATCCCCTTAGTCTTGAATATTGGCTGGTTTCACTCACGGCCATTGAACCCCCATCCTTCAACTGTCCAACCTGTTCTCCCTTCTTCAAACTAGGAGAAGTTGTTAAAAATCTTTCAGTATAGAAATGGTTCCTATTTGGAGAGCTCCAGCAAAGATTTTCTCCATTACCGCCTTTGTCACCAGTATTGTTATTTTGGTGCTTTTGACTAAATTTTAGATTAAGTCTATCGGGAGAGACGCCATGTCGTTCCTTCCCAATTGCATGCCTGAGCTTCCTTTTTATTTCCGTGAAAGAGAACTGAGATGTATTTTTATCATTCTGCAACTTATCGTCCAGTCCGGGAGACTGCACACGAAGGCTGCTAACTCTGGTATCGATTTGAGGGCTCTGTGCCCCTGCTTGCCCGGTTTTCAGTATGACGGTTTTCTTATGATTCTGAAAATCTCTATCCCCTGCCACAAGGTCGCTCTCCTGCGACTTGGTCCGTCTCCGGAAGAAGTTTCTCTGTTTGTGGCTACTGGATTCATCACATTTTAATTTTCCCAGCTTATCCTCGGACAAAGTGGATGCTGGCAGTGAATTGGTTATTGTATCTCTGCCTAACCGAGCATCCTCTAAACTCTGCACGTGTTTAACCAGTTTCGAGTCTGGATCCTTTAGTAGCTTCAACAGCATGCCCTTATTTAAACTCAATGTTTGCAAAGCATCCATGAACTCTTTTGAGCAACAATTATTCCCGTCATCCCCAAAATGTTTACTGCTGTTCAGCCGCTGCTGTGCAAGCAGTATTACAGCTGCAACCAACTTTTCTTCAACCACATTAACAGTCTGACCAGAGGGTTCATCAAGATCACCATGAAGATCATTCTCTGAGCCATTCACGTTTTTCTGGTTGATCTGCGCCAACTCCTCCATTATCATTTCCAGATCAAGATTATCTAAAGATCTTTGCTCTTGAACCTGGTTACCATTCTCGGGCCTCAACTCTTCAGATGTGCCCAGCTCAGTGACATCCAGATCACTAGACTTGATGGGGCTTCTGCTTCTTTTCTTTTGACGTTTTTTGAGATGATTTCCATCATATGAGTTACTATGTTCAAAACCAGTAGCAGAATCTTTAGGGTTTCCGGACTCATTACACATCTCTTCTTCCATGAGTTCCTTCATGCTCGTTTTAGCAGCATCAAGCATACGCACATTACTTTCTTCGGCAACCTGATACATTACAGACTATTACTAtcataaagaaaacaaacaactAAATTGCAAGCCACCATCAGACTGAGCCACATACCTCGATGCTTTCGCATTTTTCAGTCGGATCAAGTAAAACAGTTTGGTTGCCTGAATATTCACCACCTAGAAACCCATTAAAAAGTTATAAACTACCTTAAATCTAAAAATATTGGTCTATGAAACATCAAGCTGGCATGTATTACAATTCTGTGAACAGTCTTACCGACTACTTGCTTGTTTGCAAGACTTCTATCTGAAAGCAAACGTTTGGTGGATCGCCCATGGCGGAAGTGAAATATGTTAATAAAACCGGATATACAACCTGCCTGGCCTCTTTCTTGTCTCAAAAGGCGCTTCTGTGATTTCTTTGCCATAATGATTTACCTCTGGTTCACACACTCCTCTAATTGCAAGCTTAGCCGATAGGAAGCCAATTTATTAGTTggaaacaaaaactaaaaatgcTTAGCTGCTAATGAATAGCACCTAGCATATTCCTGAATACACGATGAGAAGGAAACTAGAATGATTATAACTAAGCCCTCAAAACTGTAAAAATGACTCTTAAATAGTTGAAACGTAATGTTTAAATGAGAAGGCTTTTGAATAGTAATTTGGATCCAATAATCCAATTGCATAAAAAATGACCATGCTTCATCATGATTGAATCACAGGTTAGTTCAGATTTTACCATATAACATAACTTTGAAGAATGAGAGACACATGCAATCTCAGAAAATGCATTTCAAGCATACTGATTCTTTAGATAAGGAGGAACTAGATTCAATAAGTTTGGAGGTCAAAAGTAAAACAGGCAAATTAAGGAAAAAATGGGtagataaacaaataaaagtgCCCAGTCAAAACAATGTTAGGATTTATTATTACCTATAACATGATATAAACATGCAGCCCGATGTTGTTTCGGAAGAATCTATCCAACAGCTGTTGTCCGAGTTAAGACTAAAACCCCAAATGAATGTTGCCCTCTCTGGTTGGTAAGGAATCAACTTTCTCTCTCACCTttgttttcttctctctctaccAGCAAGATTGGAAAAAGCGGAAGTTGGTTATGATAATGGCAATGTGGTCTTCCCATTCAAGAAACAATTATTGCCTGAAATGCTGCTGATCCAGAAATAGAAAATGCAAATCCTTTTATTCAGGAATCTTACAGCATCTTCAAAGATTTGATCAAAGTCATCTGACCTTGCCTTCGAGGTTAGATGAAGACAATATCACACGACTGCTCACTCAATCAAGCAAAGATTTTGCCGTTATAAACGAAATTGGGAAAAATCAATTCGTTGAGGCAATTTATCAAACAGCCTCAGTTCTCAACACCAAAAGCAAAGTCtctcaaaaaaaatattatttcacaCTAATTCTGGACTAGCCCCAGACGGAAACACCAAATGAGATCCGATTACTCGATTACAAAGGgaacaaaatcaagaaaaccccACCAGAaagcctttttattttttttacaatcaCAAAAGCCCAGAAACAAAATTCCTGTCTTTGACAGGTATTTACAGATattcaaaaaagaaaagtttGAGAGTGAATCGAATTGAATAAAAACAGAAGGGAGGCTCGCTGGAGTGGAAGAGTATCAAATTCCACACCGACCAAAAAGGGAGAAAGGCAGAAGGAAAAATCACCCACCCACTTATTAAGAAACTGGAACCAAAAACTTATGTGTGGGGCAGCCATTAACGACTGCAAACACGGAcataaaagaaaggaaaaggttGGAAAGTGtgggagaagagagagagagagagacagctCTCtcgagggagagggagaggaaacAGACGGAGAGGAAAGAGAAAAGCAGTGATTATTTAAGAAGCAGACGGAGAGGAAGCGATTAATTAAGAAACAGAGGAGATTAATTAAGAAACAGAGGAGATTATTTAAGAAAGGCATTTAGTGCAGAGATTACTTAAGAAACAGAAAAATAAGTGTTGTAATTATTCAGCGGTTAACTTTTAATTACCGAGtctgaatttttatttttatttattttaatgattcATGAAATTATAGATGTTTCGAGTACATTAATACATATTCTCACTATGCGTTAGTAATAGTAtcagagtattttttttttggtattcaACTTTTTAATGGGATTCCGTTGGTCGTTTTGAGGATATTAATTTGTAtatgtaaaaattatttaagaaatTTGAAAGACTTGTTGTGCACTTGATTTAATTTTACtggttaaaacttaaaaatatCCTCATCAAGCAAATTTGAAAGACTTGTTGTGCACTTGATTTAATTTTACtggttaaaacttaaaaatatCCTCATCAAGCTAAAAGGCACACATTTTTCTTGGTTTGTGTTTTAGAGCAtgcacatccgtgctcttgctaacgagcatggatgtggacccggccccacttttactccatgctcttaggcaagagcacaacacccacattcgtgctctttCACAAGGACAAGCACAATGActccaccattctattattcaatttaaataaaaacatttccataaaattaaaatacattaaaattaccagaaataatattacaaattatttaaaaaatacataattaaaatcataaaaaatacataattaaaatcctaaaaattaaaaattacatatttaaactcctaaaaaataaaaattacataattaagcctaaaaatacccccgtggaacaCTATTCATCCGactctacccccaatgttctttggagaccccgtatcattgccacatgcgatcgaagttgctcgggggttatatttgacctatcggccaaattgagttggacCAAAATctcccacaacgagttggtggggggttgaggtggcacatagggagcgggagcgggggcggatggagtcgcggcgcgactgCGGTTGGttgccgccttcttccttccttgcggccggcgttgggaaccgcttgggCCGGTGTCGGGGCTACCTAAGTTAGCTCcagcaagttggctagccacatcTTCGGAGCctgcgtcggatagggatgccgacctcGACTGTTTGGAGGAGGAGCTAGAGGATGATGATAcgtctcccctatacttcggatgcgaccgcgtctcctaccaaatgttgaggtacttgaacggcttgtagttgatggattggtaggtcgccaacgcggcactgatgatgtcgacctcgcttcggccgctccccgccgaccgctcatcctggaggtaatacccctggaacttttggatttcttcgttggctctgtatatggcattacgcaccatactctcgttgcactcgattgttccagccgaccggttttgattgtaccggcgacatatgcgccaccaataatggtcaccggattggttcgtgccaacctccggatcttcggagattgacaagaacgctttgaataattgctcTATCTCCCCCGGAGTGTGCGGGGTGCGGATACCGCGAGTAGGAAGAGGAAGAGTTTGAGAGTggccgctccctcccgctctaggcACGGATGGCtagggtgtccacccgtatttcCCTTCGGGgacatcttggtcgtcgatcgggtaaggccggtagtcACCCGGAACttgcgaaccttgggtttgaggaggggccgaatattccgtttccggactaggaaatggttgtgaaccgaaccaatcggggttccaaccgtgggagccggaggggtgatcgccggagccgggcattgttttgttgtaagagtgaaagaaagattgagaattgagaatggaaatgggagaatttagatgagaattgtgtactgtggtgtgaatttttgggtgtggaagtgggggtatttatagatgaaaatgtgtatttttggggaaaaaatttaaaaataaattaaaagtgagtagaaaaaggatataattttttgagaagtgggaaaatatatattttttttatttttaatcggattttttaattaaaagctgattttttaaaaaaattcaaattgccaatggctatgccgttggccaatggAAGGTTGTCACGTacgctgctcgctggcacggacgtgctcgatgcatcgagcagcgctgcgccagcggcaagagtgcagcggcggacagcggtgtcgtgccgctggcacggacggacggacgtcgtactgctcaccgctgcggatgctctcaaGTACTAGTTGAGATCATGCATTCGTATAGCaataatattgaaaattatCTAAAAATAGTACTtccctttgtcccattaaatatgaaacctTTACTTTTTGacatatattttgaaaaaataataataaatagttaaagtgaagaaaaaataaagtaaaaaagataatAATGTAAAGGAGACTctcctctacattattctctctcttactgtACTTTTTTTCATAACTTtag contains:
- the LOC121750200 gene encoding uncharacterized protein LOC121750200, which gives rise to MAKKSQKRLLRQERGQAGCISGFINIFHFRHGRSTKRLLSDRSLANKQVVGGEYSGNQTVLLDPTEKCESIEVAEESNVRMLDAAKTSMKELMEEEMCNESGNPKDSATGFEHSNSYDGNHLKKRQKKRSRSPIKSSDLDVTELGTSEELRPENGNQVQEQRSLDNLDLEMIMEELAQINQKNVNGSENDLHGDLDEPSGQTVNVVEEKLVAAVILLAQQRLNSSKHFGDDGNNCCSKEFMDALQTLSLNKGMLLKLLKDPDSKLVKHVQSLEDARLGRDTITNSLPASTLSEDKLGKLKCDESSSHKQRNFFRRRTKSQESDLVAGDRDFQNHKKTVILKTGQAGAQSPQIDTRVSSLRVQSPGLDDKLQNDKNTSQFSFTEIKRKLRHAIGKERHGVSPDRLNLKFSQKHQNNNTGDKGGNGENLCWSSPNRNHFYTERFLTTSPSLKKGEQVGQLKDGGSMAVSETSQYSRLRGSSIYVEAKKHLSEMLNNGSETPELVTRQLPKSLGRILSLPEYKNGTPCCSPRKYGDDIFMTTQIKLSPRGIVRSDLSGLLQENLSNQPIPRKQHLESQPGISSSNCEAKIQSLATNDKITLIDEQEHFIEIQPVTEDILDPEARSSPGIVADTVEMAESKPREEEKTVTNFSESSNNLIGGDIDTEDDREVDNTQVPSQLSVDSSPSYKLSFSGEDQLLQSSESPPHCSVSTEIEDSDFAMEKLERPSPISVLEPLFTDDDISPASTTSQPVEKEIQPCHIHFEEQSSASDQGICTRISLEDEESAFEYVEAVLLGSGLIWDEFLLRWISMYEILDSELFDEVKLFSSRPQHDQKLLFECANEALKEVCAKYFGCFSGISHFKMNIQPAPRGMDLILEIWRLVEWHLLQLPQPHSLDKLVKADLAGSGKWTDLQLDFECIVSEMGETIFTELVEETVLNFSDGTLECEFAVLQTESNAIEATNL